The following are encoded together in the Flavihumibacter fluvii genome:
- a CDS encoding MFS transporter encodes MASSVHPAPGAAKGLTPKPNLTMAQIFTMSIGFMGIQFGFALQNGNTSRILRSFGADVENLPMFWLVAPLVGMIVQPIIGHYSDRTWNRLGRRKPYFLTGAILSSLALIFLPNSGALAGFIPALWIGAGMVMVMDASFNIAMEPFRALVADNLSDKQRTLGFSIQTFLIGLGAVAGSILPEWLAQSGVSMEAGTGGVADNIKYSFYIGAAVFIAAILVTVLFSKEYPPKEYELYHGKPDTKHEKSGLSEIFKDFSRMPRTMRQLGLVQFFSWFALFSMWVFTTDAVATHVYGLSGEYSKSIEYNEAGNKVSSAFGVYNFVAMVFALFLPVIARTIGRKFTHALSLIAGGVGLISIYFIKDPTMLKYSMVGVGLAWASILAMPYVILSSSIPPGKLGIYMGIFNFFITLPQIVNGLFGGWIVKHLYNGAPIYAIVLAGFFMLCGAVSVLFVYDEGWIKIKQEKLINLKN; translated from the coding sequence ATGGCTTCATCAGTGCATCCAGCTCCAGGGGCTGCCAAAGGGTTAACACCCAAACCGAATTTAACGATGGCCCAGATTTTTACCATGAGTATTGGATTCATGGGTATTCAATTTGGGTTTGCCTTGCAAAATGGAAATACCAGCCGGATCCTTAGGAGTTTCGGTGCTGATGTAGAAAACCTGCCTATGTTTTGGCTGGTGGCGCCACTAGTAGGAATGATTGTACAACCTATAATAGGGCATTATAGTGACCGGACCTGGAACCGCCTTGGCAGGCGAAAGCCTTATTTTCTGACCGGAGCCATTTTATCATCGCTTGCCTTGATTTTTTTACCCAATTCTGGTGCATTAGCAGGATTTATTCCGGCTCTCTGGATCGGCGCCGGCATGGTGATGGTGATGGATGCTTCGTTCAATATTGCGATGGAGCCTTTTCGGGCATTGGTTGCGGACAATTTGTCGGATAAACAGCGGACTCTTGGTTTTAGTATCCAAACATTCCTGATAGGACTTGGGGCAGTAGCCGGATCGATTCTACCGGAATGGCTGGCCCAGAGCGGCGTAAGCATGGAAGCAGGAACAGGTGGAGTAGCAGACAATATCAAATACTCATTTTATATCGGCGCAGCAGTTTTTATTGCCGCCATTTTAGTAACTGTACTATTCTCAAAAGAATATCCTCCAAAAGAATATGAGTTGTATCATGGCAAGCCTGATACGAAACATGAAAAATCAGGATTATCAGAGATTTTTAAAGATTTTTCCAGGATGCCCCGGACAATGCGGCAATTAGGGCTTGTCCAGTTTTTCAGTTGGTTCGCATTGTTCAGTATGTGGGTATTCACTACAGATGCAGTCGCTACCCACGTGTATGGATTATCTGGTGAATATTCAAAAAGCATTGAATACAATGAGGCAGGCAATAAAGTTAGTTCGGCATTTGGCGTATATAATTTTGTAGCTATGGTTTTTGCCTTGTTTCTTCCTGTTATTGCCAGAACGATCGGAAGGAAATTTACACATGCTTTATCGCTGATTGCAGGTGGTGTTGGCCTTATTTCTATTTATTTTATCAAGGATCCAACCATGCTGAAATACTCAATGGTTGGCGTTGGACTTGCCTGGGCAAGTATTCTGGCTATGCCATATGTTATATTATCAAGTTCAATCCCTCCGGGAAAATTAGGGATATATATGGGGATATTTAATTTTTTCATTACACTTCCGCAGATCGTAAACGGGTTATTTGGTGGCTGGATCGTTAAACATTTGTACAATGGTGCCCCTATTTATGCAATAGTACTTGCAGGATTTTTTATGCTTTGCGGCGCAGTCAGTGTGCTGTTTGTATATGACGAAGGATGGATTAAAATCAAGCAGGAAAAGTTGATTAACCTAAAAAATTAA
- the lipA gene encoding lipoyl synthase: MQELPVVSKIEGSTTKIKKPNWLRVKLPTGESYKHVRGLVDTHKLHTICESGNCPNMGECWGAGTATFMILGNVCTRSCGFCAVATGRPEPVDWDEPQRVAEAIYLMKVKHAVITSVDRDELKDGGSTIWYNTIKAVKELNPDTTLETLIPDFRGIKDQVQRIIDGAPEVVSHNIETVERLTKRVRIQAKYWRSMEVLRTLKEGGMRVKSGIMLGLGETKDEVIRTLADLRDNGTDVVTIGQYLQPTQKHLPVDRFVHPDEFAEYREIGYGLGLDYVESGPLVRSSYHSEKHVIAGYGKEQWRGERG, from the coding sequence ATGCAGGAATTACCCGTAGTATCGAAGATCGAAGGTTCAACCACTAAAATCAAGAAACCAAATTGGTTACGTGTTAAGCTACCCACAGGTGAAAGTTATAAGCATGTGCGGGGACTGGTTGATACCCATAAATTACATACCATTTGCGAAAGCGGAAACTGCCCAAATATGGGCGAGTGCTGGGGTGCCGGCACGGCCACTTTTATGATTTTGGGCAATGTTTGCACGCGAAGTTGCGGATTTTGTGCCGTAGCTACCGGAAGGCCTGAACCTGTTGACTGGGATGAACCACAGCGCGTGGCAGAAGCTATTTACCTGATGAAAGTGAAACATGCAGTCATCACTTCTGTAGATCGTGACGAATTGAAAGATGGCGGATCAACCATTTGGTACAATACCATAAAAGCAGTTAAGGAATTAAATCCAGATACCACCCTTGAAACCCTGATTCCTGATTTCAGGGGTATAAAGGACCAGGTACAGCGTATTATTGACGGAGCGCCAGAAGTAGTTTCCCATAATATTGAAACTGTTGAACGGTTGACCAAAAGAGTGCGTATCCAGGCAAAATACTGGCGGAGCATGGAAGTGTTGCGCACCCTTAAAGAGGGCGGGATGCGCGTGAAGAGTGGCATTATGCTTGGATTGGGAGAAACTAAAGATGAAGTTATCAGAACCCTTGCTGATCTTCGGGATAATGGTACTGATGTAGTCACCATTGGCCAATACCTGCAACCTACGCAAAAACATTTGCCAGTTGATCGTTTTGTACACCCGGATGAATTTGCCGAGTACCGGGAAATCGGCTATGGCCTTGGACTTGATTATGTAGAAAGTGGTCCATTGGTCAGGTCATCTTACCATTCAGAGAAGCATGTAATTGCCGGGTATGGGAAGGAGCAATGGAGAGGTGAGAGGGGGTGA
- a CDS encoding glucose-1-phosphate adenylyltransferase, whose product MSISKEILAVILGGGAGTRLYPLTASRSKPAVPIAGKYRLVDIPISNCINSNINRMFVLTQFNSASLNRHIKNTYHFSAFSAAFVDILAAEQTPDNPTWFQGTADAVRQSLRHIGPFESDYVLILSGDQLYQMDFSAMLDNHKKNGADISIATIPVGDRDAPEFGILKTSEGFITSFIEKPKKELLPDWTSDTGDAMKAQGRNYLASMGIYIFNRKLLFELLENEKKDATDFGKEIIPESIDKYKVCSYQYDGYWTDIGNIYSFFEANLGLTQDIPDFNLFDNNNAIYTRARMLPPAKISGSTLEKTVIAEGSIINASRVENTVVGIRSRIGHGTTVVSSYLMGNDYFETIAEINWSRAHGHPSLGIGDRCYIKNAIVDKNVRIGDDVRINGGPHLENCDHALYTVKDGIVVVKKGAIIPNGFVI is encoded by the coding sequence ATGTCAATAAGTAAAGAGATTCTTGCTGTAATTCTTGGCGGAGGAGCTGGCACCCGTTTATATCCTTTAACTGCCAGCAGAAGTAAGCCCGCTGTACCTATTGCAGGTAAATACCGGTTAGTAGATATACCGATTTCGAATTGTATCAACTCAAACATCAACAGGATGTTTGTACTAACACAGTTTAATTCGGCCTCCCTGAACCGCCATATCAAAAACACCTATCATTTTAGTGCTTTCAGCGCTGCATTTGTAGATATCCTTGCCGCTGAACAAACACCGGATAACCCCACCTGGTTCCAGGGAACAGCTGATGCCGTTCGGCAAAGTTTACGGCATATCGGTCCATTTGAAAGTGATTACGTGCTGATCTTATCAGGTGACCAGTTGTACCAGATGGATTTCAGTGCAATGCTGGATAACCACAAGAAAAATGGGGCAGATATTTCAATTGCCACAATTCCGGTTGGTGACCGTGATGCACCAGAATTCGGGATATTAAAAACTTCTGAAGGCTTCATTACTTCCTTTATTGAAAAGCCGAAGAAAGAACTGTTGCCCGACTGGACCAGCGATACTGGTGATGCCATGAAGGCCCAGGGCAGAAACTACCTGGCATCAATGGGTATTTATATCTTCAACCGGAAACTACTTTTCGAACTTCTGGAAAACGAGAAAAAGGATGCGACCGATTTCGGAAAGGAGATTATTCCTGAATCCATAGACAAATACAAAGTATGCAGTTACCAGTATGACGGATACTGGACCGATATCGGGAATATTTATTCATTCTTTGAGGCGAACCTTGGATTGACCCAGGATATTCCTGATTTCAACCTTTTTGATAACAATAATGCGATTTACACCCGCGCGCGCATGTTGCCACCGGCCAAGATCAGCGGCTCCACTTTAGAGAAAACAGTGATCGCTGAAGGATCCATTATAAATGCCTCCCGCGTTGAGAATACAGTGGTGGGTATCAGGAGCAGGATAGGGCATGGTACTACAGTGGTGAGCAGTTACCTGATGGGAAATGACTATTTTGAAACGATTGCTGAGATCAACTGGTCAAGGGCACATGGTCATCCTTCACTGGGAATTGGTGACCGTTGCTATATTAAAAATGCCATTGTCGATAAAAATGTACGGATAGGCGATGATGTGCGGATAAATGGGGGACCGCACCTGGAGAATTGTGACCATGCCCTCTACACGGTGAAAGATGGTATCGTGGTGGTAAAGAAAGGCGCCATAATTCCGAACGGGTTTGTAATCTGA
- a CDS encoding OsmC family protein, translating to MTASVVYEGHLRCIATHNQSGTEIQTDAPTDNKGKGERFSPTDMVCVALGTCAITTMGIKGQDMGIDFAGTTIDIQKHMLSEPRRIGKIDVILRFPKSLNLSEKDRTIMERIGNTCPVAQSLSPALQANLVYEW from the coding sequence ATGACAGCATCTGTAGTTTATGAAGGACACCTTCGTTGTATTGCCACCCATAACCAAAGCGGAACCGAAATTCAAACGGATGCACCAACGGATAACAAAGGGAAAGGGGAACGTTTTTCACCCACAGATATGGTATGTGTGGCGCTTGGAACCTGCGCCATTACTACAATGGGCATCAAAGGGCAGGATATGGGAATTGACTTTGCCGGTACCACAATTGATATACAAAAACATATGCTTAGTGAACCCAGGCGCATTGGTAAAATTGATGTGATACTGCGTTTCCCAAAATCGTTAAACCTGAGTGAAAAAGACCGCACCATAATGGAACGGATCGGGAATACCTGCCCTGTTGCACAAAGTTTATCTCCCGCCCTGCAGGCTAACCTGGTGTATGAATGGTAA
- a CDS encoding DUF2851 family protein — MQERLLQFIWQEKYFNTSSLQTVSGETLTIIDSGELNTQQGPDFKHARILLNGVLWAGNIEVHLKSSQWYQHKHSTDPNYNTVILHVVWEDDDTVLSHALPTLVLENRVPSIMLNRYTTLMQQKNAIACHDQLFQVPDSTWQGWLGELLKIRLQRKARQVLERLEETNNDWEECSWWWLARHFGGPVNAVFFETIARSIPIKILVRHRSQVIQLEAMLLGQGNLLQEPGADPYVQLLQREYRFLLNKYKFTPVHGQAQLLRMRPAGFPAVRLAQLAMLIHQSGQLFDRILDCPNLKSLEDWLNITANDFWHYHYSLLEPTPFHPKHIGKEMGHHLIINGIAPLVFATGLRQQQVHFQQLAINWLEAMPPENNQIQRAWKREGVSSKDAAQSQALSELKNGYCSAKLCLNCMIGRQLLNRP, encoded by the coding sequence ATGCAGGAGCGTTTATTACAGTTTATCTGGCAGGAAAAATATTTCAATACTTCATCATTACAAACGGTAAGCGGCGAAACACTGACAATCATTGATTCAGGTGAATTGAATACACAGCAGGGACCAGATTTTAAGCATGCCCGGATTTTATTGAACGGCGTATTATGGGCTGGTAATATTGAAGTCCATCTTAAAAGCTCACAATGGTACCAACATAAACACAGCACTGATCCGAATTACAATACCGTAATATTACACGTGGTGTGGGAAGATGATGATACCGTTTTATCACACGCCTTACCCACGCTGGTGTTAGAAAACCGGGTACCGTCGATCATGCTTAACCGGTATACCACCCTGATGCAGCAGAAAAATGCCATTGCCTGCCATGATCAATTGTTCCAGGTTCCCGACAGTACCTGGCAGGGCTGGTTGGGCGAATTGCTCAAAATAAGGCTGCAACGTAAGGCCAGGCAGGTTCTGGAGCGATTGGAGGAAACAAATAACGATTGGGAGGAATGCAGCTGGTGGTGGCTCGCCAGGCATTTCGGCGGACCGGTTAATGCAGTATTCTTCGAAACCATCGCCAGGTCCATTCCCATAAAGATACTGGTCCGGCACAGGAGCCAGGTCATCCAGCTGGAAGCCATGTTACTGGGCCAAGGCAATTTGTTGCAGGAGCCAGGCGCTGATCCATATGTACAACTATTGCAAAGGGAGTACCGGTTTTTATTGAACAAATACAAGTTTACTCCGGTCCATGGCCAGGCACAATTGCTGCGGATGCGACCGGCAGGTTTCCCGGCAGTAAGACTGGCACAGCTTGCGATGTTAATACACCAATCCGGACAATTATTTGACAGGATACTGGATTGTCCAAATCTTAAGTCACTGGAAGATTGGCTGAATATAACCGCCAATGATTTCTGGCATTACCATTATTCCTTGCTGGAACCCACCCCGTTCCATCCAAAACATATTGGCAAAGAAATGGGGCATCATTTAATTATAAATGGTATTGCGCCATTGGTTTTTGCCACAGGGTTAAGGCAGCAGCAAGTCCATTTCCAACAGCTGGCCATCAACTGGCTGGAGGCCATGCCACCGGAAAATAACCAGATTCAGCGAGCCTGGAAAAGGGAGGGGGTCAGTTCAAAAGATGCAGCCCAGAGCCAGGCGTTAAGTGAATTAAAAAATGGCTATTGTTCCGCCAAACTTTGCCTCAATTGCATGATCGGCAGGCAGCTCCTGAACAGGCCATAA
- a CDS encoding Maf family nucleotide pyrophosphatase codes for MERIVLASQSPRRKQLLEWAEVDFDIIVRPTDESYPDGLPIGEIPVHIARQKALVVQAELSHDQLILAADTIVVLGNKIIGKPTDRQNAIDILLELSGNEHKVITGVILRKGTKEIAFSDTTTVQFHPLTPEQISFYVDKYQPYDKAGAYAIQEWIGVTGIKSIHGDFYNVMGLPVSRVVQALSGWR; via the coding sequence ATGGAAAGAATTGTATTGGCTTCCCAATCACCCCGGCGAAAACAACTGCTGGAATGGGCTGAGGTGGATTTTGATATTATTGTCCGGCCAACTGATGAATCCTATCCGGATGGCTTGCCCATTGGGGAAATCCCGGTTCACATCGCCCGCCAGAAAGCGCTGGTAGTGCAGGCCGAATTAAGCCATGACCAACTGATACTGGCGGCTGATACCATTGTAGTATTGGGTAATAAAATTATTGGCAAACCAACAGACCGGCAAAACGCCATTGATATACTGCTGGAATTATCGGGTAATGAACACAAGGTTATAACAGGTGTGATACTCCGAAAAGGAACAAAGGAAATCGCTTTTTCAGATACCACCACCGTTCAATTTCATCCCCTAACGCCGGAACAGATCAGTTTTTATGTAGATAAATACCAACCATACGATAAAGCAGGCGCTTATGCCATCCAGGAATGGATAGGCGTAACCGGTATAAAATCTATCCATGGCGACTTCTATAATGTAATGGGCTTGCCGGTTAGCAGGGTGGTCCAGGCCTTATCCGGTTGGCGATAA
- a CDS encoding ROK family protein — MTTIPNEYAIGVDIGGTNTKCGIVNRRGEVLQYEKLSTPDYETPEEFVNALCVRLNLMIDKVGGIEQIKGIGVGAPNGNYYTGTIEYAPNLRWEGVVPLADMISEKMGLPTALTNDANAAAVGEMQYGAAKGMRDFITITLGTGVGSGIVANGQLIYGHDGFAGELGHTVIRPGGRPHWATAVAGSLEAYASATGVVITAKEMLAAHPEKESLLRKFNPDELTSKHVFDCAMQGDEISREVYRFTGQILGESLANFVMFSSPEAIILFGGLIKAGKLIFDPTIEHMEKNLLPIFQNKVKVIKSDLHEADAAILGASALVWEMKQSHASL, encoded by the coding sequence ATGACTACGATTCCTAATGAATATGCAATTGGCGTAGATATCGGTGGCACAAATACCAAATGTGGTATTGTCAACCGCCGGGGGGAAGTTTTGCAGTATGAAAAACTATCCACCCCCGATTATGAAACCCCGGAAGAATTTGTGAATGCGCTTTGTGTCCGATTAAACCTGATGATTGATAAAGTTGGCGGGATTGAACAGATTAAAGGGATTGGTGTTGGGGCGCCTAATGGGAATTATTACACAGGCACCATCGAATATGCGCCAAACCTGCGTTGGGAAGGTGTTGTTCCACTGGCCGATATGATCTCTGAAAAAATGGGGCTGCCAACTGCACTCACCAATGATGCCAATGCCGCTGCCGTTGGCGAAATGCAGTATGGCGCGGCTAAAGGGATGCGTGACTTTATTACTATCACCCTTGGCACCGGCGTTGGTAGCGGAATTGTTGCCAATGGGCAATTAATTTATGGCCATGATGGCTTTGCTGGCGAATTGGGCCATACGGTCATTCGTCCGGGTGGAAGGCCACACTGGGCTACTGCGGTAGCTGGTTCACTCGAAGCCTATGCTTCTGCCACAGGCGTGGTAATAACCGCAAAGGAAATGCTGGCGGCCCATCCGGAAAAAGAAAGCTTATTGCGGAAATTCAATCCGGATGAACTCACAAGTAAACATGTCTTTGATTGTGCCATGCAGGGTGATGAGATTTCCCGGGAAGTGTACCGCTTTACCGGCCAGATCCTGGGTGAATCACTGGCGAATTTCGTCATGTTCTCTTCGCCTGAAGCAATTATATTATTTGGTGGCCTGATCAAAGCTGGCAAACTCATCTTTGATCCTACCATTGAACACATGGAAAAAAACCTGCTCCCGATATTCCAGAATAAAGTAAAGGTGATCAAAAGCGACCTGCATGAAGCAGACGCGGCCATACTTGGCGCCAGTGCTTTGGTTTGGGAAATGAAGCAGAGTCATGCGTCTCTTTAA
- a CDS encoding glycogen synthase, with product MEILHVSAECYPVAKAGGLGDVVGALPKFLTAAGHIAKVVMPMYRTKYLYEHKWEVVHKSSTYLGNTWFDYTIIKESKNLLGFDLYLVDINGLLDREKIYGYADDIERFMSFQIAVVDWLSSWKHHPDVIHVHDHHTALIPFMIKYCYQYQALADIPTVLTIHNAQYQGWIDWSKSDYIPHWDGWRWGTLDWNNMINPLAAGIKSAWKVTTVSWSYLYEMRQESNGLEALFEYEKGKCVGILNGIDTKVWDPEKDSYLDEHFSVKTLEKGKKANKDALCAEFGLHPDKPLIVFIGRLVGEKAADLLPAAIGDSLYFIDQRMNFLVLGSGEPDVEYELSNMRNYWMGYYNSRIGYNEKLSHQMYAGADFLLMPSRVEPCGLNQMYAMRYGTVPLVRRTGGLRDTVIDIGEPGGYGICFNQASVGDITNAVYRAVELYEDQEKFSKIRRQLMKLDFSWDNSAEQYLDVYKSLLP from the coding sequence ATGGAAATTCTTCATGTATCTGCCGAATGTTATCCGGTAGCAAAAGCGGGTGGTCTGGGTGATGTGGTTGGTGCTTTGCCCAAATTCCTGACTGCCGCCGGACATATTGCCAAAGTAGTTATGCCTATGTACAGGACAAAATACCTGTATGAACACAAATGGGAGGTGGTGCATAAATCGAGCACCTACCTGGGTAATACCTGGTTTGACTATACCATTATAAAGGAATCGAAGAATTTATTGGGCTTCGACCTGTACCTTGTAGACATCAATGGATTGCTCGACCGTGAAAAAATATATGGCTATGCAGATGACATTGAAAGGTTTATGTCATTCCAGATAGCTGTAGTGGACTGGTTAAGTTCCTGGAAACATCATCCGGATGTGATTCATGTGCATGACCACCATACCGCACTGATCCCTTTCATGATCAAATATTGTTACCAGTACCAGGCCCTGGCCGATATTCCGACCGTACTGACCATTCATAATGCACAATACCAGGGCTGGATCGACTGGAGTAAGTCGGACTATATTCCGCATTGGGATGGCTGGCGCTGGGGAACGCTGGACTGGAATAATATGATCAATCCGCTTGCAGCAGGTATTAAAAGTGCCTGGAAAGTAACCACGGTTAGCTGGAGTTACCTGTATGAAATGCGCCAGGAAAGTAATGGTCTGGAAGCCCTTTTTGAATATGAAAAAGGGAAATGCGTCGGAATATTAAATGGCATCGACACCAAGGTTTGGGACCCTGAAAAAGATAGTTATCTGGACGAACATTTCTCTGTAAAAACCCTGGAGAAGGGAAAAAAGGCAAATAAAGATGCATTATGTGCAGAATTTGGATTACATCCCGATAAACCGCTGATTGTATTCATTGGCAGGCTGGTGGGTGAAAAAGCTGCAGACCTTCTGCCTGCGGCGATTGGAGATTCACTATATTTTATCGACCAGCGCATGAATTTCCTGGTACTGGGCAGCGGTGAACCCGACGTGGAATACGAACTCAGCAATATGCGCAATTACTGGATGGGCTATTACAATTCCAGGATCGGGTATAATGAAAAACTTAGCCACCAGATGTATGCCGGGGCAGATTTCCTGTTGATGCCCAGCAGGGTAGAACCTTGCGGATTAAACCAAATGTATGCCATGCGTTATGGAACTGTTCCGCTGGTACGGAGAACAGGTGGACTAAGGGATACAGTTATTGATATAGGTGAGCCCGGCGGTTATGGTATTTGTTTTAACCAGGCCAGTGTAGGCGATATTACAAATGCGGTATACCGCGCCGTAGAATTATATGAAGACCAGGAAAAATTCAGTAAAATCAGGCGCCAACTGATGAAATTGGATTTTAGTTGGGATAATAGTGCCGAACAATATCTGGATGTATATAAATCTTTATTACCTTAA
- a CDS encoding MFS transporter encodes MSQTKQPTNTGALTTLVMVFFFWGFIAASNSIFIPFCKTHFGLNQFQSQLIGSSFYGAYFIGSLALFLVSNLLGYDILNKIGYKKGIIYGLWISVIGALLIIPSANANSFWAILFSFFVVALGFSLQQTAAQPFAISLGDPSTGSHRLNLAGGINSLGTTLGPIIVSLFLFGSVGGEHKEITVTNVNNLYYIVAAVFAAVALFFTFSKLPSGINTEKFEQANKAAKSLLIMTGIIAAIIIVGQLTEISKLPLLLITLVTVVGVLFWSNSSAVRNSEGWGAMRYQQLIYGMIGIFVYVGAEVTIDNNFGALLKSPGYLTEAGLDESKISQYISLYWGSLMIGRWTGAIGVFNLSAMGKRIATIVVPFVAFAIILLVNRAYGNDVSDLYGYAVVVVIAILAFFYGQEKPVKTLLTVSVLATVAMLVGVFTNGIVSVYAFMAGGLCCSVMWPCIFSLSVAGLGKYTSQGSAFLIMMILGGAIIPPLQGTLGDMKETIGFHNSYLLAAACFAFLAYLALKQRSVLKQQGLDFDSQVGGGH; translated from the coding sequence ATGTCGCAAACAAAACAACCAACTAACACGGGCGCGCTAACTACCCTCGTTATGGTGTTCTTTTTCTGGGGATTTATTGCTGCCTCCAACAGTATATTCATTCCATTTTGTAAAACCCATTTTGGGCTGAACCAGTTCCAGAGCCAATTGATTGGTTCGTCTTTTTATGGTGCATATTTTATTGGTTCCCTGGCGCTTTTCCTGGTTTCTAACTTGTTGGGGTATGATATCCTCAATAAAATCGGGTATAAAAAAGGCATTATTTATGGCCTGTGGATTTCGGTTATTGGTGCCCTGCTGATTATTCCTTCCGCCAATGCTAACTCTTTCTGGGCTATCCTCTTTTCCTTTTTCGTAGTGGCACTTGGCTTTTCATTGCAGCAAACTGCAGCGCAACCATTTGCAATCTCGTTAGGCGATCCTTCAACCGGATCTCACCGATTGAACCTGGCCGGTGGTATCAATTCCCTGGGAACCACACTAGGTCCGATTATTGTGAGTCTTTTCCTTTTTGGTTCAGTTGGTGGAGAACACAAGGAGATCACTGTGACGAATGTCAATAACCTGTATTATATAGTAGCGGCCGTTTTCGCAGCGGTGGCCCTGTTTTTCACATTCTCGAAACTACCCTCAGGAATCAATACTGAAAAGTTTGAACAAGCCAATAAAGCCGCAAAATCATTGCTGATAATGACGGGTATAATCGCAGCCATCATTATTGTTGGCCAACTTACCGAAATCAGCAAATTGCCACTTTTATTAATAACCCTGGTGACTGTTGTTGGGGTGCTTTTCTGGTCTAACAGTTCAGCGGTCCGGAATAGTGAAGGTTGGGGCGCAATGCGCTACCAGCAGCTGATCTATGGAATGATTGGCATCTTTGTTTATGTTGGAGCGGAGGTGACTATCGATAATAATTTCGGTGCACTGCTGAAATCACCTGGTTACCTTACAGAGGCTGGTTTGGATGAAAGTAAGATTTCTCAATATATTTCGCTGTATTGGGGAAGCCTCATGATTGGCCGTTGGACAGGCGCTATCGGCGTATTTAACCTTTCGGCGATGGGCAAACGAATTGCCACAATAGTTGTTCCTTTCGTGGCTTTTGCAATTATCCTGTTGGTTAACCGCGCTTACGGTAACGATGTCAGTGATCTTTACGGATATGCAGTGGTGGTGGTGATTGCGATCCTGGCCTTTTTCTACGGGCAGGAAAAACCCGTTAAAACATTGCTTACCGTTTCAGTTCTGGCAACCGTTGCCATGCTGGTAGGTGTATTCACGAATGGTATTGTTTCAGTTTATGCGTTTATGGCGGGCGGCCTTTGTTGTTCGGTCATGTGGCCCTGTATTTTCTCGCTGAGTGTTGCGGGACTTGGTAAATACACCAGCCAGGGATCAGCTTTTTTAATAATGATGATTCTTGGGGGGGCCATAATTCCGCCTTTGCAGGGAACCCTTGGTGATATGAAAGAAACTATTGGATTCCATAATTCCTATCTTCTTGCTGCTGCATGTTTTGCTTTCCTGGCTTACCTTGCATTAAAGCAAAGAAGTGTTTTGAAACAACAAGGCCTTGACTTCGACAGCCAGGTAGGCGGAGGTCATTAA